ctcagtggcTGTATGATGCTTGTAAGCTGTGCCAGTCCCCATTAGCATCCCATTATAAACCAGCATGATCACTCCTCACTTAGAATGCCTGCCACAGCATGCTCTgcctgcgcgcgcgcgcgcgcgcgtgtgtgtgtgtatgtgtgtgagagagagagagctttttTGTGAGAGCACGTGCGTGGATCACACAGTCAAGTGATTGAGATGGCCttgtttcagaggaacctgaaaaaaaaaggcgcgCAGCCTCGTGCGCTGTGTACAATTCAGTTTAAATGCGTCTgcaagtgtttgttttgtttgaccCAGATTTCTCACCTTCCCCACTATTGATAAATTGGATATCCGGAGGCAGGCTTGTGCAACAATTTAATTTAATGCACGTGTAGTGAACAGCACCCTCTGCTGGCCCAGGTTATGTTGCACAAAAAGCTACAAAATGACATTTAGTTAGGCAATGCACATGAACATGGATTTATGAAACATAATATCaagtgtgttgttttgaatatttactAGCATGAACATTTTGTGTCACTCAGACAGAATGTGGCACAGACAAATGTTTATCAAATCCAAATAAAAATTGTGAGAACCTTTGAAGAAGGTTAGCTGTTTAAAAATGACTTTAAGTCAAATATTTACcaataaatgcaaaaatttagatttttatgCTTGTCTAAAATGTCTTTCAAAAGACGCATTTATTTTCCGCTGCGCTCCCAAAAAACAATtataaaaaaagataattttgcTCCAAAAATGCATACTATGCATACTATGCATAGATATCAATATCAATAAATATTGATTTGGTCACATGATTATTTTACCTGCTTATGTCAAGACTTACATCTTACCCCCAAATTACAGATTAATGAAAGGCACATGCAATTGAAGGCAacaatttcatttcaatttgGGTTCTTCAAGATTGgaatgaattacatttttattaagTGTTGATAATATATTCCGCTTTTTTCACTGATTCTGAACTGttgcagttgtgttttcattcagatgtGACAGGGATAAATGCTACAACAACATTTCAGTACAGAGTGATCCAGCTTGTGTTTACTCTCACCTGTTATTCTGGACTTGAAGTGGGCTCTCGTGGTGCTGGAGGGCAGCAGTCCTGCACGGCTTCCATGTGTCCCTGATTTAAAATTCCTCGCTGTGGTGAGTGGCTTGTTATCAGACGTTCTGTAGAGCTTCATGGTGACACATTCGTCCTATCCAGGTGTGTCAAAGCAGGGCCATGTTGAAAACGTGCAGGGCTGTGGCCCCTCAGGACCAGGAGTACCTCGATAATCCACAGTCTGGTTTTTCAGGAACGGTTATGGACTCTCCTGAAAACCAGTGATGCAGCCTGCAGAGAGAAATGTTAATGAAAATATGCCATATGCCatcttaagtttttttttttttttttttaaaaaaggtccCAGCATGATAGCACATAAAAATGGAAATCTCAGacctgaagactgacttgtctttTCTTCAGTTGCCATCCACAACCGTTAATTTTGTTTCTCGTTTTGTCTTTTTCCCTGCAGATAACAACATGTGATTTCCCCTGACTGAGGACACAAAGGAAGACTTGTCACATCAGATCAGTCATTTCCTCACAATACATTTTTCCGTGCTGTCGCAGTAAAACACGCGTCTTACTAAAACCATCGATGCGTCGCGTTTTAGTGCACTCTGCTACCAGAGGCGTCTCTGGCGGAAAACCAGTGTTTCAGCATCGCAACAGGTTAAATGTCCCCCCGGGTGTAAAATAGAAGTCTACATGTGTACGAGTGCGTGTTTTTGACCAGCagtgacctcctcctcctcctcctcctgcctccttccATGGTGTGCTGGTTGAAGACTACCTCGTAcctcccccaccacccccacacacacactctgacagacACTGTCAGAGTGTCCAGCCTTCCCTGGAGTCGCCGGTCCAGGTCGAGAGGAATGTTGAGTGTCTCTATAGCCCCCCCTCCCTGGAGATTAGGGCTCGCCATGCGTGCCCCCTCACTTCATTCCATTCCAAAGTGTGCCCCCTAAGAGCTGCTGCATTTTTATCTGAGCCCGGTGATTGTGACAGATTGGCCAaatgacacacatacacagacacacgtTTGCGGACACAAAATGAGGCACAAACAAAGGGGAGGCAGCTCAGCCCAGGGAGGGACCGCCGGCCTGCGGCTATAAAGCCCTCCCAGGACGAGGCCAGAGTCCTGCCCCGATCTGGACGGTAcctttcctcctttctttcacTGTCGGGACAGGCAGCAGACCAAGCCTCCAACATGAACGACATCTACAAGGCGGCGGTACGTCCTGCTGTAGCTCACGAAGCTGAGAGTGTGTGGCTGGTTTCTGGATGTTGAACAAAACTCTGTGAGAACTAATCAGATTATTAACAAGATAATATAACGGTGTTCTCCCTTTTGCATGTAAGGTATGAGGAAACATCATCGGATTGTGTGGTTATCGCTGTGTTTAACGTCTATCTTCAGTTTCTGACATGTGACATGACTTGAACAGTTGACAAATCCGTCTTGATGCGGCTTGTAcagcacatcactcccatcacCAGCTGATGTCAGATGAGAATTAGCACCATATACGTCTCTGGATGTTGCCCCGCCGCCGGCCTATCAGAGGTGACAGGAGCCACTCACGAGGTCACCGGCGGGCCACAGCCCCGGTCCGCTCTCCGCCGCTTCATTCATTACTTCAAATGGAACGATCCCACTTCTGATGGCTAATTTTGGCCGGTCGCTCAGATGCTTGTGTGTCCGGTGCTCTGTGGTGCCAGAGAGGGGCTTCAGGTTTAGATAAACCCCCCGCGGCTGGATTCCAGCATTATCTGTGAGCCTGGGAGCCGTGCGGCTATCTGTCCAGCACCGCCAGGACAGGCAGCCGGCTGTCTCATCCATTCACATCCCCagtcagcgccgccgccgagtcagtaaaaacacacagggGTGTATATTACATACGTTTGTTTagatactttgttttttttttcatacatcaTCTCTAAAAAGGCATGGATGTGAGATtgtctatatgtgtgtgtatgtttaatTTATAGCGAACAACGAAAGATAACTCTTACATAAGCAgctgtctccctctctcattCGTGGTAGCTTTTCCAGGATTACTGTTCCATTGTTGGTTCAGATCCACAGCTATGCTAATTTAAAGCGCTGTGTATTGTGTGCTTTATCTGTGGTTCCTGATCCTCctgtctgtttatttttaactcCTCCTCTCACTGGCTCTCACACATGATATATAGATTCTGCGTTTTGTCAGGGGTGGAACCATGTGTGGCACACTTTTATTGAGTGAAAAGTTAGCAAAACAGACAAAGATAATGTTGACCACATGCCGATTTCATTCTTCTTGAGGGAGAATGTcttgatttttaaaaacttaagattctgtaaaatgtttttttaccgtggtttaatgtgaaaatttaataactgttctctctttttctgtttttaaaggttGAGCAGCTGACAGATGAACAGAAAAATGGTGTGTAATCTACAtgcaagaaattaaaaaaaaaaaaaatttgtgatATTTCTCTGGTGTAGCAGGGTTGTTTTCTCGTGTACCGTTGCAGAGTTCAAAGCCGCCTTCGACATCTTCGTGCAAGATGCAGAAGACGGCTGCATCAGCACCAAGGAGCTGGGGAAGGTGATGAGGATGCTGGGTCAGAACCCCACaccagaggagctgcaggagatgaTCGATGAGGTGGATGAAGACGGTAAATCAAAACACGACCTCGGCGCGGCGCATTAAACCCAGTGAATGGTCGTCGTTGACCTTTTCATTGCTCGCACGTCTATCaccacacaataaagaaaacctCCTGAACCCGATGTCAAAAGAACTTAAAATAACAAGACGAGCTCGGCTGAATTCGTTGCCAAATGTTAGCATGTGGCGGTGATGGGGTGCGCTCTGTGTGCAGGGAGCGGCACGGTGGACTTCGACGAGTTCCTGGTCATGATGGTGAGATGCATGAAGGATGACAGCAAAGGCAAGTCAGAAGAGGAGCTGGCAGAGCTGTTCCGAATGTTTGACAAgtgagtttcatttttttaaacgcTGCTGCTACTTCCCACCATTATCCCTCTTTTAAGAATTAATGCACCAGCGGCAGCTAACTGGCAGAATCTCAGAGGATGCTATCATCTGAGAAATTGCTGCAGTCTGGTGATCAAATTGCTTTTCGTCGCGTGGTTCCAGCAAAGTATGCTCAACGTGCGCAATTATGTGTACTGACAAAATGCCAAGCAGCTCTGCAGAGTACAGCATGTAGTTTGCTCCATAATCCTTTTTGACAGCTCAGAATATTTCAAACACCCACTCCATGTAAGCCAGACACCTCGTCTGAGCATCAAAGGACAGACTTTGccgcacttttttttcctctctctcacgGTTAATGGTTCCTCGGTGCTTAAATTCTGGATACGATCAGTCACATGTCACCCAGGGAACCCGCCACCTACCCTGCTGCCTCCTCCGGGTTCGCAAGGCACCAATAATATACTTTACTGCTTTGCTCACGCAGAAACGCAGACGGTTACATTGACTTGGACGAGCTGAAAATGATGCTGGAATCTACAGGAGAGGCAATCACCGAGGATGACATTGAGGAACTGATGAAAGACGGGGACAAGAACAATGACGGCAAAATTGACTATGATGGTGAGAAGATTGACCTATTTTAAGCACGAGAGAGACGTGAAAATTGTTATGTAGGGGAAAAAATGGTTCTATAAGCGTCATTCATCGTTCAGTTTGCACAAATACTTTCCAGACAGGCCGctcactttttaacttttcaaCAATTTGTTGGAGGCGCTGCCATTCACACACTGTGACTTCCTTCATTTCACAGAATTCTTGGAGTTCATGAAGGGAGTGGAGTAATCCCGAACAAGAGAAGATCCAGAGtgttatttttgtatttctctGAAGCTCCACGGCCATCTGGAAGACCACAAACCGAATTAGACAATCCGATGGAAAGAACCTGACAACTTTGCAAGATTTAATCAAATCCTTCGTCTGAATattcctgtgtttttctgtcatctCTTGCATTGTTGTAAATACAGTTTGTGAAAACGTTTGGTGCCCACCGATGCTGAATTTGTGTAAATGTATCAAATTTACTTCTATTTTATATAGAGGACAAATAGTATCCCACTCTTTGTTGGTTTCTGACTGAATCTTATCTCTGAAGTGCCACAGCCAGTTTACAAATCCTCTTACTGAGAGACTGATATTGTTTACCTGGGCAGGAAGTCTTTGTGTGCACGAGGTAGAACATATTTCTGAGTCAACATAGTTTTACACCGATTTCTGCTAGACTAATCATACTTTTGGGGCGATGTGCTGTCTGAATTTGTATTGATGTGCACTCTGTGTGCGTTTTCTGTTCCGTCTAAAGTTTCCTCAGGACTTTTTATTCCCCTGGCGTGTCCCTGGAATGTCTGCATGTCTCTGCAGGAACGGTCTGCTCGGAATGTGAGTTCAAGCAATAAACAAGATGCATTTGTCAGAGCAGTCGTTTCATCCGCCTCTCACTGTCAGTGATCCCGTTTGCAGTTCGATTACCGGATTCACTTTAGGAACGAGGTCGTCAGTCCTCCTGCCTTCAGCTCTGTTGGAGGGAGGCCGCactgtttccatgttctcccacGTGTGTCTGAGTGTTCTCTGGATATTCCAGTTCAGAAAATATGCAATTGAAggtaattggtgactctaagtTGCTCAGagctcgtctctctctctctctctctctcggctggcctgttgagggtgtaccctgccctcgGCCACGGTCAGCTGGTATCTTCTCCTGCCCCATTAGTTGGATGAAGCGCtgtagaggatggatggatggactttaAGAACATAGCTTGCACCCTTCTTATTTGCCTTGCTTGATAAGTCCGACTGTGACGTAATTCCAGCCTGGAGTCAAGACACTTTCATAGCTGGTAAATAGTTTTAACAAACAACTATTATTCTACacactcattttttttgcctctcCGCCCTTCACTGCTGTTCCACGAGCAAATGAAGAAGCAAAGCAGGCctaaaatgttgctgtttccATGTCGAAACGAGACACGCTGGTCCGAAACCGAGCGGTCGACTCCAGATTTTTGACCCATCTGTGCAAATTGTATTCTATAGTGACTCCTATCTGTGGCATGTGGAGTATTTGAGTGGTTGTGGTGAAGGTATCTAGTTACACAGTCTATTGAGACACGAGCTATTTATGTCTAATCATGTTAGTGCCCATGTTAGGGGATCTGGATGGACTGGCAACAGTTGACAATCAGATACCTTTGTCCATATAAAGAATGCTGTTTGACTACAAAGAGACAACAGATCTATTGTTAATGCGGCTTTAATTCTGACATGAATCATATCCCACCGAAATACCCGGATTGTGAGAGCAGAGTGATTAATTCCACACCAGCAGGATTTTAAATTTAGATGAACTACTTTCAGCCTTTTTGTCGAAGGATAATAGATTTCAAACATCGCATTCACAGAAATTCTTCACTCCGCcctccaaaaaaagaagaaagatagaaagaaagaaaaaaaccctctcacAAACGTGTGTGGGTCTTTCAGTTCCACAGGAGACATGCAGTGAGCTCTGTGGCCACATGATGTCGCCAGGAAAACacactcctgtctgtctgcttgACTCAGTGACTGCAAGCTGGAGATGAGAGTTTAAAGCAAGACTTTTTCCAAAGAAAGGTCACAATGATCAGCCAAAGAGAAGGCTTATATAGACGCAGTAAGGCCACAAACAAGACAGAAATACtgtattatatatattatgATTGGCTTCAATAACTAAgattatgttaaaaaaaagaaaacaattgaaATTATTGAATTACTTTAGTAGACACTAAGTAAAAGgtgtggttgtgttttattCTGATATTTACTGTTAATTTAGCATTTTTACCACGTGGTTTGTGATCATTTCAAAACTGATCAATAATTTAAAGATGTGACGTGGGATCAGCTGTGGGGTCAGTGGCCTTCCCACCTCCCTCAGTGTCATTCTGCCTCCCTCGGAGTCCCTGTTagctcctctctgtccctctctgagACAGGCCTCAGCAGTCGTCGTCACATCTGACAGACAGATCTCCAGTCCGGCTGCAACGGCCGCTGCACAAAATACCACATCAACTATCAGAGATCGCAGGCTGCGAGAAGATGCCATGCTGAAATCTGAGGAGCCGCTTCTTTTAATCGCACAGATTGGACAGCTTCGCTATGCGAGTTATTTATACGCTGACGTCTGCAGCGTGGAACAGGATCAGTAGTGCTCGCTCCGCCATCAATGGGAGGCTGGGCAGCAGTGTGAATG
The DNA window shown above is from Salarias fasciatus chromosome 20, fSalaFa1.1, whole genome shotgun sequence and carries:
- the tnnc1a gene encoding troponin C type 1a (slow); amino-acid sequence: MNDIYKAAVEQLTDEQKNEFKAAFDIFVQDAEDGCISTKELGKVMRMLGQNPTPEELQEMIDEVDEDGSGTVDFDEFLVMMVRCMKDDSKGKSEEELAELFRMFDKNADGYIDLDELKMMLESTGEAITEDDIEELMKDGDKNNDGKIDYDEFLEFMKGVE